The following are from one region of the Platichthys flesus chromosome 2, fPlaFle2.1, whole genome shotgun sequence genome:
- the si:dkey-156n14.3 gene encoding zinc finger protein ZXDC, which yields MEIQGLSDAQNIHSQHGALHRSTSSPLRPAAGPRAQLDQCEPHRDNNNNNTTRPRTSAFRLLAENGSGTGFEPSSKPQPTNRAHAPGPKQSTGLHNVNTEKENELNALLGSHESVRSTWRLGLESVDCGMQMALPLFEGEEEPEQQRQLALPFPGLRQQQRQDGAFKQPPLGSRVSAAPESIGGADRTTPELYVVVNVLQEDGDGEQSNPRADVPCMGGGKVKGKKQEWCKARPFMEVGNGSNLLVCEPGDSLNCVDIQAVSKTEHVFNVLNSNCAAVCARQTACHRTVEDVVLTNKYGDKICGQICTENDGGKLALSPQSRVEESCALISGSSGIAEAMDFISGSSGLQGDADPGTVSSNPPASETFSGTIMINNQSIVVTIENGILTLAAPPEGHVHKEDDMVSLKEHLGMKDHEDIVLLNYESGTKSIGKISTLAVSSSSQQEEPRAGMSVSDSELALADDCSLSELGTSLDSCAIIKQEPGLLCAVTEADLVTPAPRLTVAGCNSGDFHAVPPVRSKKETVTSFCCPEPGCSSTFDTRQKLKVHLLNHAEDPRPHQCIVEGCGWAFATSYKLKRHLQSHDKQRPHTCQFEGCGRRFTTVYNLKAHVKVHEHDNSFICEICSERFRSAARLTNHQRVHFEPQRPHKCEFPGCEKTFITFSALFSHNRTHFRETGHFTCTYPGCDKMYDKACRLKIHMRSHTGERPFVCDSEGCAWSFTSMSKLLRHKRKHDDDRRFVCTEEGCGKSFTRAEHLKGHSITHLGTKPFHCHAEGCNAKFSARSSLYIHSKKHKQDSSTLRTRCPVANCSKHFSSRSSLKSHMLKHHHLSPDVLNQMETTPTLTPSSELISSTSTTVAGPGIAGGDQLTHLDLSSLFSAVPGGIAPTNGIGLGIPVGSSGTFTMDLSMVSSGILTIDPSSVGGNLCTSSSTAMAKTVEPLILTASADMVPHHSLEGTVGNVLPPQGTLNLDDVQTVTPEALGSLTALTMQGAGSSLDPTLHHPLSSSSALSVEATATMAVAPVAELLTSPSSMVEVGGQGGTGPLLGCAEVLGPPEGGKVLTQFVFPTHSSNFSPQKDPELNAVSPSSFLESGGSARTDYRAIQLAKKKKKQRGPSASSVTSGLCQRKTKGSKVAIAPGSLAPSGARYGEGAGAANGGLTLRDPVTGAQYVQIQLLQDDPASDGDLAFQLSSQPSSSHSQLTVDLPVNILQEPSVMAEDDNGSDNSQFTGSTINLQDLE from the exons ATGGAAATTCAGGGGCTATCTGATGCCCAAAACATCCACTCTCAACATGGCGCCCTACATAGATCCACTTCGTCCCCTCTACGCCCGGCGGCAGGACCGAGAGCTCAGCTGGATCAGTGTGaaccacacagagacaacaacaacaacaacaccaccagGCCGAGGACGTCTGCGTTTCGCCTGCTGGCGGAAAATGGCAGCGGGACGGGGTTTGAGCCTTCTAGCAAACCGCAGCCGACGAACAGAGCGCACGCACCGGGTCCAAAACAAAGCACCGGCCTCCATAACGTGAACACGGAGAAAGAAAACGAGCTCAACGCCCTACTCGGTTCCCACGAGTCTGTCAGAAGTACCTGGAGACTCGGTCTGGAGAGTGTGGACTGCGGAATGCAAATGGCGCTGCCTCTGTTTGAAGGGGAAGAGGAACcggagcagcagcggcagctaGCATTACCATTTCCAGGTTtacggcagcagcagcgtcaggACGGCGCCTTCAAGCAGCCACCACTGGGCAGCCGAGTCTCCGCGGCGCCGGAGAGCATCGGCGGGGCGGACAGGACTACCCCGGAGTTGTACGTGGTTGTTAACGTGCTTCAAGAGGATGGCGACGGCGAGCAGAGCAACCCTAGGGCGGATGTACCATGTATGGGCGGCGGTAAAGTGAAGGGTAAGAAGCAGGAGTGGTGCAAAGCGCGTCCCTTCATGGAGGTGGGGAACGGGAGCAACCTTCTTGTCTGCGAGCCCGGCGACAGCCTGAACTGTGTGGACATACAGGCCGTCAGTAAAACGGAGCATGTTTTCAATGTGCTGAACAGTAACTGTGCCGCTGTGTGCGCTAGACAGACTGCGTGTCACCGCACCGTCGAGGACGTAGTTCTGACAAACAAATATGGCGATAAGATATGTGGGCAGATTTGCACTGAAAACGATGGAGGTAAACTGGCGCTTTCTCCGCAGTCCCGTGTCGAAGAGAGCTGTGCCTTGATCTCAGGGAGCTCGGGCATCGCGGAAGCCATGGACTTTATTTCAGGCTCATCGGGGCTGCAGGGCGATGCAGATCCCGGCACGGTCTCCTCGAATCCGCCTGCCAGCGAAACCTTTTCCGGAACTATTATGATAAACAACCAAAGCATCGTAGTGACCATCGAAAACGGGATCCTGACTCTGGCGGCCCCACCAGAGGGTCATGTGCACAAAGAGGATGACATGGTGAGCTTGAAGGAGCATCTGGGCATGAAAGACCATGAGGATATTGTTCTTCTCAACTATGAAAGTGGCACTAAATCCATCGGGAAGATCAGCACATTAGCAGTATCCAGCAGCAGTCAGCAGGAAGAGCCCAGAGCTGGTATGTCAGTGAGTGACTCTGAGCTGGCTCTGGCTGATGACTGCTCACTATCCGAGCTGGGCACTTCCCTGGACTCCTGTGCCATCATCAAGCAAGAGCCAGGGCTCCTCTGTGCAGTGACAGAGGCTGATCTGGTCACCCCAGCCCCCAGATTAACAGTGGCAGGCTGTAACAGCGGGGACTTCCATGCTGTGCCACCAGTCCGGTCCAAGAAAGAGACAGTGACATCTTTCTGCTGCCCAGAGCCAGGCTGCTCCAGCACATTTGACACACGTCAGAAACTCAAGGTTCACCTCCTGAACCACGCAGAGGATCCTCGTCCCCACCAGTGCATTGTAGAGGGCTGCGGCTGGGCGTTTGCTACCTCTTACAAGCTCAAGCGACATCTTCAGTCCCATGACAAGCAGCGGCCACATACCTGCCAGTTTGAAGGCTGTGGGCGGCGTTTCACCACCGTGTACAACCTCAAGGCTCACGTCAAAGTGCACGAGCATGATAATTCCTTCATCTGTGAGATCTGCAGTGAGAGGTTTCGCAGCGCTGCACGACTCACCAATCACCAGAGGGTCCACTTCGAGCCGCAGAGGCCGCACAAGTGTGAATTCCCAG GCTGTGAGAAAACGTTCATCACCTTCAGTGCCCTCTTCTCCCATAATCGCACTCACTTCAGAGAAACAGGCCACTTCACCTGCACCTACCCAGGCTGCGATAAGATGTACGACAAGGCCTGTCGCCTCAAGATCCACATGAGGAGTCACACGG GTGAGAGGCCGTTTGTCTGCGACTCTGAGGGCTGTGCTTGGTCTTTCACCAGCATGTCCAAGTTGCTGAGACACAAACG GAAACATGATGACGACCGTCGCTTTGTCTGCACGGAGGAGGGCTGTGGCAAGTCCTTTACCCGTGCGGAGCATCTCAAGGGTCACAGTATCACCCATCTGGGCACCAAGCCCTTCCACTGCCATGCAGAAG GCTGTAACGCAAAGTTCTCAGCACGCAGCAGCCTGTACATCCACTCCAAGAAGCATAAGCAAGACAGCAGCACCCTGAGGACCCGCTGTCCTGTGGCCAACTGCTCCAAGCACTTCTCCTCCCGCAGCAGTCTTAAGAGTCACATGCTCAAACACCACCACCTCAGCCCTG ATGTTTTGAACCAAATGGAGACCACGCCGACCTTGACCCCCAGTAGCGAGCTCATCAGCTCCACCTCAACAACAGTTGCTGGGCCTGGTATTGCCGGGGGCGACCAGTTGACCCACTTGGACctcagctctcttttctctgctgtgCCCGGAGGCATTGCACCAACCAATGGTATTGGACTGGGAATCCCTGTCGGCAGTAGCGGCACCTTCACAATGGACCTCTCAATGGTCAGCTCAGGCATCCTGACCATAGACCCCTCCTCAGTTGGGGGCAATCTTTGTACCAGCTCTAGCACTGCCATGGCCAAGACTGTGGAACCTCTTATTTTAACAGCCAGTGCTGACATGGTCCCCCACCATAGTCTGGAGGGAACAGTTGGCAATGTCCTGCCCCCACAGGGCACCCTGAACCTAGATGATGTGCAGACAGTTACCCCAGAGGCCCTAGGATCCCTCACAGCTCTTACCATGCAGGGTGCTGGATCTTCTTTGGACCCCACTCTGCACCACCcactcagctcctccagcgCCCTGAGCGTGGAGGCCACAGCTACCATGGCCGTGGCTCCTGTTGCTGAGCTGCTGACCTCACCCTCTTCCATGGTTGAGGTTGGTGGTCAGGGGGGAACAGGACCACTGCTGGGCTGTGCGGAGGTGTTGGGGCCTCCAGAAGGAGGAAAAGTCCTCACCCAGTTTGTTTTCCCTACTCACAGCAGCAACTTCAGCCCTCAGAAAGACCCAGAACTCAACGCTGTGTCACCAAGCAGCTTCCTT GAGAGTGGAGGTTCAGCCAGGACTGACTATAGAGCCATCCAGCtggccaagaagaagaagaaacaaagaggCCCATCAGCCTCCTCTG TCACTTCAGGGTTGTGTCAAAGAAAAACCAAAGGATCTAAGGTAGCTATTGCTCCTGGATCCCTGGCTCCCTCTGGTGCTCGTTACGGtgagggagctggagcagcCAATGGGGGCCTGACTCTGCGAGACCCGGTCACAGGGGCCCAGTATGTCCagattcagctgctgcag gaTGACCCAGCCAGTGATGGAGATCTGGCCTTTCAGCTAAGTTCTCAGCCCTCCAGCTCCCACTCTCAGCTCACTGTCGACCTGCCTGTCAACATTTTACAG GAACCGTCAGTGATGGCTGAGGATGACAACGGTTCCGACAACTCCCAGTTCACAGGAAGCACAATCAACCTGCAGGACCTGGAGTGA